Proteins co-encoded in one Ktedonobacterales bacterium genomic window:
- a CDS encoding cobalamin-binding protein yields MRLVSLLASATEMIAELGCLDQLVGRSHECDYPKAVQMLPVVSRVQINVDTSSAEIDAQVKALSRAAHEDTAALKALSIYSINTDQLQRLRPDIIFTQTQCEVCAVSERDVARAVAQLIGIQPRILSLAPYRLADVWEDVLRVGAALERQAQAEKLVAGYQARLERLRSRSDAQPEHPRVAILEWIDPPMAGGNWTPELVEYAGGINLFGEAGAHSPWLAWEDLLAADPDVIVLTPCGFTLERTLEDIPLLEARPGWSNLRAVRNGRVFAVDGNQYFNRSGPRLVGSAEILATLLYGKDMAESIDHTSWQRVGDKS; encoded by the coding sequence ATGCGGCTTGTATCGTTGCTGGCAAGCGCCACAGAAATGATCGCAGAACTTGGATGCCTCGATCAACTGGTTGGCCGTTCACACGAATGTGATTACCCCAAGGCGGTGCAGATGCTGCCGGTAGTAAGCCGGGTACAGATTAACGTTGACACCAGCAGCGCCGAGATCGACGCGCAGGTCAAGGCTTTGAGTCGCGCAGCGCACGAAGATACCGCTGCGCTGAAGGCGCTGAGCATCTACAGCATCAACACGGATCAATTGCAGCGCCTGCGCCCTGACATCATCTTCACCCAGACGCAATGTGAGGTCTGCGCCGTCAGCGAGCGCGATGTAGCGCGCGCCGTCGCGCAACTGATCGGCATCCAGCCGCGCATTCTCTCGCTGGCGCCCTACCGGCTGGCTGATGTCTGGGAGGACGTGCTGCGCGTGGGCGCTGCCCTGGAGCGCCAGGCACAGGCAGAGAAGCTGGTAGCAGGGTATCAAGCGCGCCTGGAGCGGCTGCGCAGCCGCTCTGACGCACAGCCTGAGCATCCGCGCGTCGCCATACTCGAATGGATCGATCCGCCAATGGCTGGTGGCAATTGGACGCCTGAACTGGTCGAGTACGCAGGCGGCATCAACCTCTTTGGCGAAGCTGGCGCGCACTCGCCCTGGCTGGCCTGGGAAGACCTGCTGGCCGCCGATCCTGATGTCATTGTGCTCACGCCCTGCGGCTTTACCCTTGAGCGCACGCTCGAAGATATTCCCCTGTTGGAAGCACGCCCTGGGTGGTCAAACCTGCGCGCTGTGCGTAATGGGCGCGTCTTCGCCGTCGATGGCAACCAGTATTTCAACCGCTCCGGGCCGCGCCTGGTCGGATCCGCTGAGATTCTGGCGACGCTCCTGTATGGGAAGGACATGGCCGAGAGCATCGATCATACAAGCTGGCAAAGAGTCGGCGACAAATCATAG
- the glnA gene encoding type I glutamate--ammonia ligase, whose amino-acid sequence MTPDEVLRFAEERNVKMVDFKFTDVPGTWQHFSVPLSAFNEDAFEEGVGFDGSSIRGFQEINESDMLLMPDPDTAILDPFTAVPTLSLICDVAEPGAVHRPYSRDPRYIARKAEAYLRKSGIADTSYFGPEAEFFIFDSVRYASNQNMQVAEVDSAEAHWNSAGGAAGSLGHTIRGKEGYFPVAPADTLQDIRTEMVLTMEACGIPVEAQHHEVATAGQSEIDMRFDSLMRMADKLMLYKYITKNIAKRHGKTVTFMPKPLFGDNGSGMHVHQSLWKDERPLFFGDGYACLSKTALYYIGGLLTHAPAILALAAPTTNSYKRLVPGFEAPVNLVFSQRNRSAAVRIPMYSDNPKAKRLEFRPPDPSCNPYLTFAALLMAGLDGIKRQIDPERQGFGPLDKNIYELSAAEAHEIRSVPGSLDEALSALEADSDFLLEGGVFTEDLLEKHIEIKRAQSVEVRLRPTPLEFALFYDA is encoded by the coding sequence ATGACCCCCGATGAAGTCTTACGGTTTGCTGAAGAGCGGAATGTAAAGATGGTGGACTTCAAGTTCACCGATGTGCCAGGCACCTGGCAGCATTTTAGTGTTCCCCTTTCTGCGTTCAATGAAGATGCCTTCGAGGAGGGCGTGGGTTTTGACGGGTCGAGCATTCGTGGTTTCCAGGAGATCAATGAAAGCGATATGCTGCTGATGCCGGACCCGGATACCGCTATTCTGGACCCGTTTACGGCTGTTCCCACGCTCAGCTTGATTTGCGATGTAGCGGAGCCAGGGGCCGTGCATCGGCCATATAGCCGCGATCCGCGCTATATCGCCCGTAAGGCCGAAGCGTATCTGCGCAAGAGCGGCATAGCGGATACGAGCTATTTCGGGCCAGAGGCTGAATTCTTCATTTTTGATTCTGTGCGCTATGCCTCCAACCAGAATATGCAGGTTGCCGAGGTTGATTCTGCCGAGGCCCATTGGAACAGCGCAGGTGGGGCAGCGGGCAGCCTGGGCCATACTATTCGCGGCAAAGAAGGCTATTTCCCAGTTGCGCCAGCCGATACCCTGCAAGATATACGAACCGAGATGGTGTTGACGATGGAGGCGTGTGGTATACCGGTGGAGGCGCAGCATCACGAGGTTGCCACCGCAGGCCAGTCCGAGATCGACATGCGTTTCGATTCACTGATGCGCATGGCCGATAAGCTGATGCTCTACAAATATATTACCAAGAATATTGCGAAACGGCATGGCAAGACCGTGACCTTTATGCCCAAGCCCCTCTTTGGGGACAATGGGTCGGGGATGCACGTCCATCAAAGCCTCTGGAAGGATGAGCGCCCGCTCTTCTTCGGCGACGGCTACGCCTGCTTGAGCAAGACGGCGCTCTACTACATTGGTGGTTTGCTCACCCATGCTCCGGCGATTCTGGCGCTGGCAGCGCCCACGACCAACAGCTACAAGCGTCTGGTGCCTGGTTTTGAAGCGCCCGTCAATCTGGTCTTCTCGCAGCGCAATCGCTCGGCGGCGGTGCGTATCCCTATGTACTCGGATAACCCCAAGGCCAAGCGCCTTGAGTTCCGCCCGCCGGACCCGTCGTGCAACCCATACCTGACATTTGCCGCGCTCTTGATGGCGGGATTGGATGGCATTAAGCGCCAGATTGATCCCGAAAGACAAGGCTTTGGTCCGCTGGACAAGAACATTTATGAACTGAGCGCCGCCGAGGCCCATGAGATTCGTTCGGTGCCCGGTTCGCTCGATGAGGCGCTTAGCGCGCTGGAGGCGGATTCCGACTTCCTGCTGGAGGGTGGGGTCTTCACCGAGGATCTGCTGGAGAAGCATATCGAGATCAAGCGCGCTCAGTCTGTTGAGGTGCGTCTGCGCCCCACGCCGCTGGAGTTTGCCCTCTTCTACGATGCCTAG